GCGGCGGTCCCGGCCCTGCTCGTCCGTGAAGCCGATGGTCGGCGTCGCACTCTCAAGACCGCTGACCGAGGTCTCGCGGACCGACCAGTGAATCTCTCCGTCCTCCCGCTGCCAGGCGGCGGCCAGATCCGTGAAGACCTCGTTCTGCGGGTAGAGCCACACCGACCTGCCCACCGAGTCCTTCAGCGGAATGCGGACCTGCTCACCCTCAAAGCTGAGGATCGTGCCCGTGTGCTCATGCCCTTCGGACAGGACCCGGGAGCCGATCTCCGCCTCCACGAGCATGTTCACCGTGCCGGCCTCCAGAATGCCGGCACGGTGCGTGGTGCGAATCTCATCCTGGCTGCGCTGCTCCACGACGGCGGCGCTGATGCCTCGGCGAGCCAGCAGGATCGCAGACATGAGTCCGGCAGGTCCGCCGCCGACGATTCCCACGTCGACGGTGCTGACATTCTCTGGGCTCACAGCGGGCATGGGGCTCCTCATCGAACGGGTGCGCTGACTCTCTCAGTCTCAATACCGCACGTGTCCTGCACCACATGCATTCCATTGAATGAAATCCACGGGGACAGATCCTCCGGCGGGCTGAGGGGCTCAGCTTCGGCTGCTCACGGTGGGTGCGGGCTGTTCCGGCTTCTGGGCGGCGGGGGCTTCGGCGTTCGGCGCCTTCCGGGGCATCTTCAGGCGCAGCATCAGCCCCGCGCCGGCCGCCAGCAGGATGAGGAGGCCGGCGCCGGTGTAGAGGGCCGTCGGCGTCCACCCGGAGTCGAGCAGGGTGCCCACGATGATGGGGGCGAGAATGGCGCCGCAGCGTCCCACGCCCAAGGCCGCGCCCACTCCGGTGGACCGCAGTTTGGGGGAGTATGTCATCGGCGCCAGCGTGTAGAGCCCGGAGATGCAGCCGTTGACGATCATTCCCAGGCCCACGCCGGTGATGAGAGCCAGCGCGTACACGTTGGTTGAGCTGATGAACACGATGAACATCACCCCGGACAGCGTGGCGAAGACTGCAAGGACCGCCCGTGGGTCCCACTTGGCCGTGAAGACGCCGTAGAGCACCGCGCCTACGGCACCGCCCAGCATCAGCATCACGCCGCCCATGATGCCCTCCTCCGCTGTGAAGCCGACCTCAGTGAGCAGCTGCGGCGTCCACGTGTTGGCGAAGTAGAACGCGAACATGACGATGAAGAAGACCGCCCAGAGGAAGAGCGTGTTGCGGAGGTTCTGGGAGGAGAAGAGGGCGGCGTAGGAATTCTGCGGCTGCGCCTGCTCCTCCTCCTGGGCGGCGGGGGAGTCAGCCAGGTCTGCCCGCAGGCCGAGACGCTCAGCAATACGAGCGGCGGTCTGGTCGGCCGAGCCGGCCCCGCGCCTGCTCTGCACCGCGAGGAACTCGAGGGATTCGGGCATGGCAGCGGCCACCAGCGCAATCGCTGCCACGGTCAGGATGCCTCCGAGCAGGAAGACGGACTGCCAGCCGAAGTTCTGGATCAGCGGAACCGCCAGCAGGCCGCCGACAGTGGCGATCACCGGGTAGCCGGCTGCATAGATGCTCAGGGAGAGGCCGCGGTACTTCGCATTCGAGTATTCCGACACGAGCACGGTCCCAGAGGCCAGGATGCCCCCTACGCCCAGGCCGGTGATGATCCGCCATGTCATCAGTTCCGGCATCGAAGTGGCCGTGGCAGAGAGGAACAATCCCGCGCAGTTGATGATCAGTGCTGCCAGCAGCATCTTGCGACGTCCGAAGCGATCCGCGAAGGGGCCTACGAACATCGCACCGAGGGCCATGCCGATCAGGCCGCCGGAGAGCAGCAGACCCAGCTCCGTGCTGGTGAGCCCCATGTCATGTGAGACGGCGTTGGCGGTGAAGGCCATGGCCTGGACGTCATAGCCGTCCAGGCCCATCAGAAAGGTCGCGAGGGCGACAATCAGCCACTGATACCGGCTCATGGGCCGGGCGTCGAGCTGCTCGCGCATTGAGTTCATGCCCATTTTCCTTCGTCGGCGGGTGGAGGTGTGCTGTGTGTCACAGCATGCCGCGACGCTACTCAGTGTGTGGTCCGCACCACAAAAGGTGTCCCATGGTGCAGCCATTGAATGGGACCGGAGTATTCAGGGTTGACCCTCCAACCCGCATACTGTGATGCGAACCACATAATTCAGCGATCAAGGAGGAGGCTCGGGACGTCCATGGCGAATTCGCGCTCCGGCGACGCGCTGCTTGACCGCGTCATGCGCATTCTGGGTGCGCTGGAGCGTGACCCAGTCCTCTCGCCCGGGGAGCTCGCTGAGGCTGCCGGGCTGCCGCGCACGACGGCCTATCGGCTGATCGCCGCCCTGACGGAGCGAGGAATGCTCGCCCGGACGCCCGCCGGTGATGTCGAGCTCGGGCAGCGGCTCTGGGAGATCGCCCAGCACAACACCCTCTCCCGCACACTGCGTCACGCCGCCCTTCCGTTCATGCAGGACGTCAACTTTGTGGTGCGGCAGACCACTCAGCTGGCGGTTCTCGACGGGGCCGACGTGCTCATCGTGGAACGGCTCTCACGCCAGGGGGCAGTTTCCAACCCCGCTGAGGTGGCCAGCCGCATGCCGGTGCACCTGACGTCCATGGGGCACGCTCTCCTGGCGTTCTCCGCCCCCGGGCAGTTGGATCATGTGACGAGCGTCCACGGCGAGCGCATCCGCCGGGAGCGGCCCGATCTGTCTCGGGAGCTGAATGAGGCCAGGTCTCGTGGGTACGTCCGCCTGGGCGGCCTGATCAACACCGATACCGCAGGGGCCTCGGTGCCGATCCTTGACTCCCGGGGGTATGCGGTCGCCGTGCTGACGATCGTGATCCCCATCGACTGGGACCGTCTGCCGCAGGCGCTGATGGCGATGCAGACCGCCTCCCGCGGCATCAGCAGGGCTCTGCTCGCCTCGCCGGCGCCCTGATCCGAATCTCCCAAACCTCCGCTGTGCGATGGGCGGAGCGGTCGGGGCGGAGGGCGTCCTCGTCATGGGGCCTGTGAGCTCAGGGAACGCCGCGGTCGCCCTCTGAGCTCGCAGGGCCCGGCCGGGCTCAGGTACAGTTGTTCGCTGTGCCACCGGCACATTCTCAATACATGTAGGCGAGGGAGCGTCCGACGACGTCGTGGCGCTCCGTCATCGACGAACCATAAGGATCAACTATGGCTGACAAGCTGCTTCTGCGCGCCGAAGTGCGCACCGAGTTCGGCAAGGGCGCTGCCCGCCGTGCCCGCCGCGAGGACAAGATCCCCGCCGTCATCTACGGCCACGGGGACGACCCGCGCCACGTCCTGCTGGAGGGCCACGCGACCATGCTGGCCGTCCGCAACCCCAACGCTCTGATCACTCTCGACATCGAGGGCGAGGAGCAGATGGTGGTTCCCAAGGACATCCAGCGCGAGGCCCTGCGCCCCTTCATCGTTCACCTGGACCTGCTGGCCGTCCGCAAGGGCGAGAAGATCGTCGTCGACGTTCCCGTGGAGGTCATCGGCGAGCCCGCCAACGGCTTCGAGCACATGCTCGACCAGGTCACCGTGCCGGTCGAGGCGGACGCCACCGCACTGCCCGAGTCCGTCACCATCGACATCACCGACCGTGACGAGAACGCGCTGCCTGAGCACATCATCCTGCCGGCCGGCTCCGAGCTGCAGCTCGATGACATGGAGTCCCCCATCGTCACCATCTACGAGCCGCAGGAGCAGGACGTCGAGTCCGACGCCGAGACCACCGGCGAGGAGCCTGCAGA
The sequence above is drawn from the Nesterenkonia populi genome and encodes:
- a CDS encoding MFS transporter, coding for MNSMREQLDARPMSRYQWLIVALATFLMGLDGYDVQAMAFTANAVSHDMGLTSTELGLLLSGGLIGMALGAMFVGPFADRFGRRKMLLAALIINCAGLFLSATATSMPELMTWRIITGLGVGGILASGTVLVSEYSNAKYRGLSLSIYAAGYPVIATVGGLLAVPLIQNFGWQSVFLLGGILTVAAIALVAAAMPESLEFLAVQSRRGAGSADQTAARIAERLGLRADLADSPAAQEEEQAQPQNSYAALFSSQNLRNTLFLWAVFFIVMFAFYFANTWTPQLLTEVGFTAEEGIMGGVMLMLGGAVGAVLYGVFTAKWDPRAVLAVFATLSGVMFIVFISSTNVYALALITGVGLGMIVNGCISGLYTLAPMTYSPKLRSTGVGAALGVGRCGAILAPIIVGTLLDSGWTPTALYTGAGLLILLAAGAGLMLRLKMPRKAPNAEAPAAQKPEQPAPTVSSRS
- a CDS encoding IclR family transcriptional regulator, with protein sequence MANSRSGDALLDRVMRILGALERDPVLSPGELAEAAGLPRTTAYRLIAALTERGMLARTPAGDVELGQRLWEIAQHNTLSRTLRHAALPFMQDVNFVVRQTTQLAVLDGADVLIVERLSRQGAVSNPAEVASRMPVHLTSMGHALLAFSAPGQLDHVTSVHGERIRRERPDLSRELNEARSRGYVRLGGLINTDTAGASVPILDSRGYAVAVLTIVIPIDWDRLPQALMAMQTASRGISRALLASPAP
- a CDS encoding 50S ribosomal protein L25/general stress protein Ctc; this translates as MADKLLLRAEVRTEFGKGAARRARREDKIPAVIYGHGDDPRHVLLEGHATMLAVRNPNALITLDIEGEEQMVVPKDIQREALRPFIVHLDLLAVRKGEKIVVDVPVEVIGEPANGFEHMLDQVTVPVEADATALPESVTIDITDRDENALPEHIILPAGSELQLDDMESPIVTIYEPQEQDVESDAETTGEEPAEGEESSGGDAEESGGEESSDDE